The nucleotide sequence CTCGACCGTCGTATCGAAGTCGTAGTCCGAATCGCGGACGATCACCGGGCTCCCGACTTTGAGGATCTTCGCGCTTCCCGGCAGCGGCTCTTTTTCAAAATTGCGGACATGGCTGACGATGTCGTCAATGTCCTTTTCGGTGAGCCCTTGCTTGAGGAAGGACACCATCGGCGTACCCTCGCGGCCGTGCATCAGCGTGGCCTTGATCATCGCGTCGCTGGCGGCCTTGAGGAAGCCCGGGTTGTGCAGGGCGGGCGCCATGATCAGCAGATCGCGCGGGCGCGAGAAGGTGACGCCCGTGCCTTTTCCGCCTTCACCGTCGGCGCCGTGGCAGGCCGCGCAGTGCTTGGCGAAAAGCTGCTTGCCGCGCGCAGGGTCACCTTTCACCGGCTGCTCCGAAAACACGGCCGTGCCGCCCTTATTCCAGCCGCGCACGTGGCGCACGATCGCCTCGACTTCGGCCTTGTCGAGGTGCGCAAACGCGGGCATCACCCGGCCGGGCCTGCCGTAGCGAATGGTCTTGCGC is from Thiobacillus denitrificans ATCC 25259 and encodes:
- a CDS encoding c-type cytochrome, producing the protein MLMRLLLLASFVAGLAPSMLQAAAVDGARLYGRNCAACHGVNGTGGIGVPLALPAFQAAVSDDYLRKTIRYGRPGRVMPAFAHLDKAEVEAIVRHVRGWNKGGTAVFSEQPVKGDPARGKQLFAKHCAACHGADGEGGKGTGVTFSRPRDLLIMAPALHNPGFLKAASDAMIKATLMHGREGTPMVSFLKQGLTEKDIDDIVSHVRNFEKEPLPGSAKILKVGSPVIVRDSDYDFDTTVENVKRAVSNNNFFYGRVQTLEYGLTKPENENPKQVIVYFCNISMLNQALAIDPRVGMFLPCRVTILENAGKVQVMSVNPNVLSRLFNNSELNRLCDEMTKSYTAILEEATL